In the Candidatus Binatia bacterium genome, CCGTGACACGCAAGTCGTTTTACGAAAGCGCGCCGACTTAGGAGTCTCTGCCGATGATGTTCGTACACGGGGCCCTCCTGATCTGACTCAGCGAATCAGCCTAACGTGTACTGGTCAGGTGTCAGCCAGCGCAAGCCGGACGTCGAAGCCCACAGGCGGGTTGGCCATAACGGCAGCCCTCCGGGTGGAGTTCGTTGCGTGCACGAAGTCGAGCATAATACCCAAAATCCGCTCTGGAGCTCTCTGAATGTTCTTGCGGCTCGAACTCCGTCAAGTCCTCGTCTGTTTCTTCAGCCGAAACAACGTCAACATCGGTCGTAAGCCACCGGATGTTCCCGCCGGGTCCCTGCCCCCGGGCTGGATTGTGTCGGCAGCCTAAGTCCCTAATCGTAAACATCGCCACCCACCCGCCGATTGGGTGTGCGCCTTCGTGAGTAGGCACGGCCGCGCCATCGCCTTGCTTCCTCATGTTGCGCGTGGAAGCTTTGACGAAGACGGGTCCCTTGTTGGGGTGTAGCGAAGCGACGAAAACGGCCGGGTTGCCGGCCGTGATCAGGCGAACGCGGAGTTCTTCGTCGCTATCCTCCGACGTTGACGATGTGACTCAACTGATCTGAATCAATCCGCAGGGAGTGGGCGATCATGTTGAAATAGGTTTCGCTGGCGCACAGCCAAATGATCTCCACCACCTCCTCATCGGAAAACTGTTTCCGCAGTTCCTGAAAGACTCCGTCGGACAAATCGTGTGTTCGACAAGGTCATCGACAGCCGCCAGCAAGGCCTTTTCACGGTGCGTAAAAGCAGGGCTTGTTCGCCAATCCAGTAGATGCGCGAATTTCTCAGTTCCGAGCTTGGCACGGATGGCTTGTGCCGTGACCAGATCATGGCAAAAGCTGCATTGGTTTACTTGACTCGCGCGCACCAACGCCAGAAAGCGCAAATCCTGATCGAGTCGCAGCTTCTTTTCCCG is a window encoding:
- a CDS encoding carboxymuconolactone decarboxylase family protein, with translation MTKQEPRIGGLEKGNSWLWKFARWLSIRRFGKVITPLKVVYSRKPALIPISGLIDYVREKKLRLDQDLRFLALVRASQVNQCSFCHDLVTAQAIRAKLGTEKFAHLLDWRTSPAFTHREKALLAAVDDLVEHTICPTESFRNCGNSFPMRRWWRSFGCAPAKPIST